In one window of Thermotoga sp. Mc24 DNA:
- the ispD gene encoding 2-C-methyl-D-erythritol 4-phosphate cytidylyltransferase: MNVAILLAAGKGERMSENVPKQFLEIEGRMLFEYPLSTFLKSEEIDGVVIVTRREWFEIVEKRVFHDKVLGIVEGGDTRSQSVRSALKFLEKFSPSYVLVHDSARPFLRKKHVLEVLRRARETGAATLVLKNSDTLVRVEGDRMEYIPRKGVYRILTPQAFSYEILKKAHENGGEWADDTEPVQKLGVNIALVEGDPLCFKVTFKEDLELARIIAREWERIS; this comes from the coding sequence ATGAACGTAGCGATTCTGCTCGCAGCGGGAAAAGGTGAAAGAATGTCTGAAAACGTTCCAAAACAGTTCCTCGAGATAGAGGGTAGGATGCTCTTTGAGTATCCACTTTCTACATTTTTGAAAAGTGAAGAGATAGATGGTGTTGTGATAGTAACACGCAGAGAGTGGTTCGAAATTGTAGAGAAAAGAGTGTTCCACGACAAAGTACTTGGAATAGTTGAAGGAGGAGATACACGAAGTCAGAGTGTGAGAAGTGCCCTCAAATTTCTTGAAAAGTTCTCTCCTTCTTACGTTCTTGTGCACGACTCGGCACGACCGTTTCTGAGGAAAAAACACGTGCTGGAGGTTCTCAGAAGAGCCCGTGAAACGGGAGCGGCAACTCTTGTGTTGAAGAATTCCGACACGCTTGTAAGAGTTGAGGGTGACAGAATGGAATACATCCCAAGAAAAGGAGTGTACAGGATTCTTACACCACAGGCTTTTTCTTACGAGATCTTGAAAAAGGCCCATGAAAACGGCGGCGAATGGGCGGACGACACGGAACCAGTTCAGAAGCTCGGAGTAAACATAGCCCTCGTCGAAGGAGATCCTCTATGTTTCAAGGTGACGTTTAAAGAAGATCTGGAACTGGCGAGAATCATCGCCAGGGAATGGGAGAGGATATCATGA
- a CDS encoding serine-pyruvate aminotransferase, giving the protein MGKFLKKHYIMAPGPTPVPNDILTEGAKETIHHRTPQFVSIMEETLESAKYIFQTKNNVYAFASTGTGAMEAAVANLVSPGDKVIVVVAGKFGERWKELCQAYGADIVEIALEWGDAVTPEQIEEALNKNPDAKVVFTTYSETSTGTVIDLEGIARVTKEKDVVLVTDAVSALGAEPLKMDEWGVDVVVTGSQKGLMLPPGLALISLNDKAWELVEKSRSPRYYFDLRAYRKSYPDNPYTPAVNMIYMLRKALQMIKEEGIENVWERHRILGDATRAAVKALGLELLSKRPGNVVTAVKVPEGIDGKQIPKIMRDKYGVTIAGGQAKLKGKIFRIAHLGYMSPFDTITAISALELTLKELGYEFELGVGVKAAEAVFAKEFIGE; this is encoded by the coding sequence ATGGGAAAGTTTCTTAAGAAACACTACATAATGGCACCTGGACCAACACCAGTCCCAAACGATATTTTAACAGAAGGAGCGAAGGAAACAATACACCACAGAACACCTCAGTTTGTTTCCATAATGGAAGAGACCCTCGAAAGTGCAAAGTACATCTTTCAGACAAAAAACAACGTGTACGCCTTTGCTTCCACAGGAACTGGCGCTATGGAAGCGGCGGTGGCGAATCTTGTGAGCCCTGGAGACAAAGTGATCGTGGTTGTGGCTGGAAAGTTCGGTGAAAGATGGAAAGAGCTCTGTCAGGCTTACGGTGCTGATATCGTAGAAATCGCCCTCGAATGGGGAGACGCGGTCACACCTGAACAGATCGAAGAGGCTCTCAACAAAAACCCCGATGCGAAGGTCGTCTTCACCACCTACAGTGAAACATCAACGGGTACAGTCATAGACCTCGAAGGAATTGCCAGAGTCACGAAAGAAAAAGACGTTGTTCTTGTGACAGACGCTGTCAGCGCTCTTGGAGCAGAACCACTGAAGATGGATGAATGGGGTGTGGATGTCGTTGTCACAGGTTCTCAGAAGGGTTTGATGTTACCTCCGGGATTGGCTCTCATCTCTCTCAACGACAAAGCGTGGGAGCTCGTGGAAAAATCCAGATCTCCAAGGTACTATTTTGATCTGAGGGCCTACAGAAAATCTTACCCCGACAATCCTTACACTCCCGCAGTAAACATGATATACATGTTGAGAAAGGCTCTTCAGATGATAAAAGAGGAAGGCATAGAGAACGTATGGGAAAGGCACAGAATACTGGGAGACGCAACAAGAGCAGCGGTGAAAGCACTTGGACTGGAACTCCTCTCGAAAAGACCGGGAAACGTTGTAACAGCCGTGAAAGTGCCTGAGGGCATCGATGGAAAACAGATTCCCAAGATCATGAGAGACAAGTACGGTGTGACCATCGCCGGTGGACAGGCTAAACTCAAAGGAAAGATATTCAGGATAGCACACCTCGGATACATGTCACCTTTCGACACCATAACTGCCATTTCCGCTCTTGAATTAACCTTGAAGGAACTCGGTTATGAGTTCGAACTCGGAGTCGGTGTTAAGGCAGCCGAAGCTGTCTTCGCTAAAGAATTCATTGGGGAGTGA
- the alaS gene encoding alanine--tRNA ligase: MRYMTSEEIREAFLKFFEKKGHKILPSASLIPDDPQLLFTVAGMVPFKPIFWGKVEPVYTRVATCQKCLRTVDIENVGKTPRHHTFFEMLGNFSFGDYFKEEAIEWAWEFLTQVLGVPEEKLWVSVYEEDEEAFRIWNEKIGLPEKRILRMGKEDNFWGPAGPTGPCGPDTEIFYDTGYSKGCPEGEECTPANSEGRFVEIWNLVFTEYYQDEEGKLHPLPRKNIDTGAGLERFCAMMQGVYSNFDTDLFQPIINRIEELTGVGYKTDEEKDVSIRVIADHMRAITFLISEGVFPSNEGRGYVLRRIIRRAMRHGILLGMSEPFLYRIVDAVAEKMGKVYPEIVRGESMVKEVLSAEESRFLKTLEQGMKVFDEIVEKEGRIDSEDAFKLYDTYGLPLELTLEIAREKGVEVDVKEFNKYMEEQQRKSRVALGDVEFARRYEYLEELPKDFRTEFTGYEKLEDEGEVVLIAKNEKAVEDATEDAVEVVFSKTPFYAEKGGQVSDTGTVEWEDGKALVEYVFEASEGVIVHRIKVLAGTLRRGQKVVLRVDKKRREATMRNHTATHLLHAALKKVLGDHVRQAGSLVAPDRLRFDFTHFKGLSMAEIEQVENLVNEWIMEAIPVEVRYTSYEEAVKSGVVALFTEKYGDVVRVVEVPGVSKELCGGTHVSNTGQIGLFKIISEESVSSGVRRIEAVTGFSTLELLRNQKKLIDQLKEILGAREDELTDRVLGLREKVKELEKKLSQGRISEEKIAMKQLEDGVKVFYAVFEDVEAKHLGGIADNVLKKEREGIVILLSKFEDKVSLVVKVSENLLDRYDASSIARNIAKELGGSGGGRRNFAQAGGRHPEKIRGVLERLEEFLR, encoded by the coding sequence ATGAGATACATGACTTCCGAAGAGATCAGAGAAGCTTTTTTGAAATTCTTTGAGAAAAAGGGACACAAGATACTACCGAGCGCTTCTCTCATACCGGACGATCCTCAGCTTCTCTTCACCGTAGCCGGTATGGTTCCTTTCAAACCTATTTTCTGGGGCAAAGTCGAGCCTGTTTACACGAGGGTGGCTACCTGTCAGAAGTGTTTGAGAACCGTTGATATAGAGAACGTGGGAAAGACTCCAAGACATCATACGTTCTTTGAAATGCTTGGTAATTTCTCCTTTGGAGACTATTTCAAAGAAGAAGCCATAGAGTGGGCCTGGGAGTTTCTCACTCAGGTGCTTGGGGTTCCCGAGGAAAAACTGTGGGTCTCCGTTTACGAGGAAGACGAAGAGGCCTTCAGAATCTGGAACGAAAAGATAGGTCTTCCCGAGAAGAGAATTTTGAGAATGGGAAAAGAGGACAATTTCTGGGGGCCGGCTGGGCCAACAGGGCCGTGCGGTCCTGACACGGAGATCTTTTACGATACAGGGTATTCAAAAGGCTGTCCTGAGGGTGAAGAATGTACTCCTGCCAATTCTGAGGGACGATTTGTGGAGATATGGAACCTCGTTTTCACCGAGTACTATCAGGATGAAGAAGGAAAGCTCCATCCGCTTCCACGAAAGAACATCGATACGGGAGCTGGTCTTGAAAGGTTCTGTGCGATGATGCAGGGAGTTTACAGCAATTTCGACACAGATCTGTTCCAGCCGATAATAAACCGCATAGAGGAATTGACGGGGGTTGGCTACAAAACAGATGAAGAAAAAGACGTTTCCATCAGGGTCATAGCCGATCATATGAGGGCCATCACCTTCCTGATCAGTGAAGGTGTTTTCCCTTCCAACGAGGGAAGAGGATACGTTCTCAGAAGGATCATAAGACGCGCGATGAGACACGGAATACTCCTTGGCATGAGTGAACCGTTCCTTTACAGAATCGTTGATGCTGTGGCGGAGAAGATGGGAAAGGTCTATCCGGAGATCGTTCGCGGTGAAAGTATGGTGAAAGAAGTTCTCTCTGCAGAAGAAAGCAGATTTCTAAAGACTCTCGAGCAGGGAATGAAGGTCTTCGACGAGATCGTTGAGAAAGAGGGAAGGATAGATTCCGAAGACGCGTTCAAACTCTACGACACATACGGACTTCCACTGGAACTCACACTCGAAATCGCAAGGGAGAAGGGTGTGGAAGTCGATGTGAAAGAATTCAACAAATACATGGAAGAACAACAGCGAAAGTCAAGGGTTGCTCTGGGAGATGTGGAATTTGCCAGGAGGTACGAATACCTTGAAGAACTCCCCAAAGATTTCCGAACCGAATTCACTGGGTACGAAAAACTCGAGGATGAGGGTGAGGTCGTCCTCATAGCCAAGAACGAAAAAGCGGTGGAAGATGCAACAGAAGACGCGGTGGAAGTAGTGTTTTCAAAAACACCATTCTACGCTGAGAAGGGTGGTCAGGTATCCGACACGGGAACGGTGGAATGGGAAGATGGAAAAGCGCTTGTAGAATATGTTTTTGAAGCTTCAGAGGGTGTGATCGTCCACAGAATCAAGGTACTGGCCGGCACTCTGAGAAGAGGTCAGAAAGTGGTTCTCAGAGTGGATAAGAAGAGAAGAGAGGCCACAATGAGAAATCACACGGCGACGCATCTACTTCACGCGGCTTTGAAGAAGGTCCTGGGAGACCACGTGAGGCAGGCAGGATCCTTGGTTGCACCCGACAGGCTGAGATTTGATTTCACACATTTCAAGGGTCTTTCGATGGCAGAAATAGAACAGGTGGAGAATCTGGTGAACGAATGGATCATGGAAGCGATTCCGGTCGAGGTGAGGTACACAAGCTACGAAGAAGCGGTAAAGTCCGGAGTTGTTGCGCTTTTCACGGAAAAGTATGGAGATGTGGTCAGGGTCGTCGAGGTTCCTGGTGTGAGTAAAGAACTCTGTGGCGGAACGCATGTGAGCAACACAGGGCAGATAGGTCTGTTCAAGATCATCTCGGAGGAATCCGTTTCGTCAGGTGTGCGAAGAATCGAAGCGGTCACTGGCTTTAGTACCCTGGAACTCCTGAGAAACCAGAAAAAACTGATCGATCAGCTGAAAGAAATCCTCGGAGCAAGGGAAGACGAGCTCACGGACAGGGTTCTGGGTTTGAGAGAGAAAGTGAAGGAACTCGAAAAGAAACTCTCTCAGGGAAGGATTTCCGAAGAAAAGATAGCCATGAAACAGCTGGAAGATGGTGTAAAGGTATTCTACGCTGTTTTTGAAGATGTCGAAGCAAAACACCTTGGAGGAATAGCGGACAACGTTTTGAAAAAGGAAAGGGAAGGCATTGTTATTCTCCTCAGTAAGTTCGAAGACAAGGTTTCCCTCGTTGTGAAGGTTTCTGAGAATCTCCTTGACAGATACGATGCCTCTTCCATAGCACGGAACATAGCGAAGGAACTCGGTGGAAGTGGAGGGGGCCGAAGGAATTTTGCCCAGGCGGGTGGAAGACATCCGGAAAAGATAAGAGGCGTTCTGGAACGTCTCGAAGAGTTTCTGAGGTGA
- the frr gene encoding ribosome recycling factor, which produces MVNPFIKEAKEKMRRTLEKIEDELRKMRTGKPSPAILEEIKVDYYGVPTPVNQLATISISEERTLVIKPWDKSVLSLIEKAINASDLGLNPINDGNVIRLVFPSPTTEQREKWVKKAKEIVEEGKIAIRNIRREILKKIKEDQKEGLIPEDDAKRLENEIQKLTDEFIEKLDEVFEIKKEEIMEF; this is translated from the coding sequence ATGGTTAATCCGTTCATAAAAGAAGCGAAGGAAAAGATGAGGAGAACGCTGGAGAAAATCGAGGATGAACTGAGAAAAATGAGAACAGGGAAGCCCTCTCCAGCCATTCTTGAGGAGATCAAGGTAGATTACTATGGTGTTCCAACTCCTGTGAATCAGCTCGCCACGATCTCCATTTCTGAAGAAAGAACCCTTGTCATAAAACCCTGGGATAAAAGTGTTCTCTCCCTCATAGAAAAAGCGATAAACGCGTCCGATCTTGGTTTGAACCCCATAAACGATGGAAACGTGATCAGGCTTGTCTTTCCTTCTCCAACCACTGAGCAGAGGGAAAAGTGGGTTAAAAAGGCGAAGGAGATCGTCGAAGAGGGGAAGATCGCCATCAGAAACATCAGAAGAGAGATTTTGAAGAAGATAAAAGAAGATCAGAAAGAGGGTCTCATTCCAGAAGATGATGCCAAAAGGCTGGAAAACGAAATACAGAAGCTAACAGACGAGTTCATCGAAAAGCTGGACGAGGTGTTCGAAATCAAAAAAGAGGAGATCATGGAATTTTGA
- a CDS encoding isoprenyl transferase: MRIPQHVAIIMDGNGRWAKKRGLPRIKGHQRGAEVLHNTVKWSLELGIKYLTAFSFSTENWKRPKEEVEFLMDLFVQMIDREMELLRRERVRVRILGRKEGLPERVLKKWQEVEEKTKEFDRMTLIIAFNYGGRREILDAVEFILKDVSHGKKIELTEETFRQYLYLPDVPDPDLIIRTSGEMRLSNFLLWQSVYSELYFFKKLWPDFTKRDFLRAIESYSKRERRFGGLSNG; this comes from the coding sequence TTGAGGATACCACAGCACGTTGCGATCATAATGGATGGAAACGGCAGATGGGCGAAAAAGCGAGGTCTTCCCAGAATAAAAGGGCACCAGCGAGGTGCAGAGGTGCTCCACAACACCGTGAAATGGTCTTTGGAACTGGGGATAAAGTATCTCACAGCTTTTTCCTTCTCCACAGAGAACTGGAAAAGACCGAAGGAAGAAGTGGAGTTTCTCATGGATCTTTTCGTTCAGATGATAGATCGTGAGATGGAGCTCCTCAGAAGAGAAAGAGTCAGAGTGAGAATTCTTGGAAGAAAAGAAGGTCTTCCGGAGAGGGTGCTTAAGAAGTGGCAGGAAGTGGAGGAAAAAACGAAAGAGTTCGACCGAATGACACTCATTATCGCGTTCAACTACGGAGGTAGAAGGGAGATCCTCGACGCGGTAGAATTTATCTTAAAGGATGTATCTCATGGGAAGAAAATAGAACTCACTGAGGAGACCTTTCGTCAATATCTGTATCTACCGGATGTTCCGGATCCAGATTTGATAATAAGGACCTCAGGTGAGATGAGACTCAGTAATTTCCTTCTCTGGCAGTCCGTGTATTCCGAGCTTTATTTCTTCAAAAAACTGTGGCCGGATTTCACGAAGAGGGATTTTCTGAGGGCTATAGAGAGTTATTCAAAAAGGGAAAGACGATTCGGGGGTTTGAGCAATGGATGA
- a CDS encoding DUF1844 domain-containing protein, whose translation MEEKKEKLSMKDLILLFFSTISARCWARLGLTEDEYGDYYQDLEEARLGIDTLDAVFNKIKDLVDEEVRREMEGVIATLKLNYFHQYQKSKKRETENA comes from the coding sequence GTGGAGGAAAAGAAAGAAAAACTCTCCATGAAGGATCTCATTCTCCTCTTCTTCAGCACTATAAGTGCTCGGTGCTGGGCAAGGCTCGGCCTCACGGAAGACGAATACGGAGACTACTACCAGGACCTCGAAGAAGCACGGCTTGGAATAGACACGCTCGACGCGGTATTCAACAAGATAAAGGATCTCGTGGATGAGGAAGTTCGCCGGGAAATGGAAGGAGTGATTGCTACCCTGAAACTCAACTACTTTCATCAGTATCAAAAGAGCAAGAAGAGGGAGACAGAGAACGCATGA
- a CDS encoding hydroxypyruvate reductase, translating into MTRYRVHVNDPLDKEATQLLMNKEELEVTSEHLEKDELMKIIPEVDVLVVRSATKVTADIIEAGKNLKIIARAGIGLDNIDVQKAKEKGIKVLNTPGASAPSVAELAMGLMLACARHIARATISLKEGKWEKKALKGKELLGKTLGLIGFGNIGQEVAKRALAFGMKIIAYDPAKPETDLPVEYVDLDTLFKESDFISLHVPLTESTRHIINRESIAKMKDGVIIVNTARGGTIDEEALYEALVSGKVYAAGLDVFEVEPPTDEIRRKLLSLDNVVATPHIGASTAEAQRRVGIELVEKIFKELGI; encoded by the coding sequence ATGACGAGATACAGAGTGCACGTGAACGATCCTCTCGATAAAGAGGCAACACAGCTTCTTATGAACAAAGAGGAACTCGAAGTCACATCGGAACACCTAGAAAAAGACGAATTGATGAAGATCATACCGGAAGTCGATGTTCTTGTCGTCAGAAGCGCCACTAAAGTCACAGCCGACATCATAGAGGCCGGGAAAAATCTGAAGATCATCGCCAGGGCAGGCATCGGGCTGGACAACATAGACGTTCAAAAAGCCAAGGAAAAAGGAATAAAAGTGCTCAACACACCAGGTGCCAGCGCTCCATCCGTGGCAGAACTCGCGATGGGTTTGATGCTTGCTTGTGCTCGCCACATAGCAAGAGCTACCATATCTCTCAAAGAAGGAAAATGGGAAAAGAAAGCACTCAAGGGCAAAGAACTTCTTGGAAAAACGCTGGGACTCATCGGATTTGGAAACATCGGACAGGAAGTGGCAAAAAGAGCCCTTGCCTTTGGAATGAAAATCATCGCTTACGATCCCGCGAAACCTGAAACAGATCTACCTGTTGAATACGTGGATCTGGACACTCTTTTCAAAGAAAGCGACTTCATTTCCCTGCATGTGCCTCTCACAGAATCAACCAGGCATATCATAAACAGAGAGAGTATCGCGAAGATGAAAGACGGTGTCATCATAGTAAACACGGCCCGTGGAGGAACAATCGACGAAGAAGCCCTGTACGAAGCCCTTGTGAGTGGAAAAGTCTACGCTGCAGGGCTCGACGTCTTCGAAGTGGAACCACCAACAGATGAAATCAGAAGGAAACTTTTGAGCTTGGACAACGTTGTCGCCACTCCCCACATAGGTGCTTCCACAGCAGAAGCTCAAAGAAGAGTAGGAATAGAACTCGTGGAGAAGATTTTCAAAGAACTGGGAATTTGA
- the hslO gene encoding Hsp33 family molecular chaperone HslO, with protein MIYYGTMFDHKVRFSIVRMREVVEEARNRHNLSYLATVVLGRALIGAALVTPWLAEKERWTLDIEGNGPIKRVVAQSTSEFTVRGYVANPMVELPLNEKGKFDVAGAIGQGVLRVIRDLGLKTPFVSQVPLVSGEIAEDLAYYFTVSEQIPSAFSIGVLMDSNGVKIAGGFAVQIIDRTLEQEKVEMIERNIKKLPYITELFQEAEPLDVLERIFDEKVGFVETAEIKYKCDCNREKARNALLALDKKELEDMRKEGKGEVICKWCNTKYVFSEEELEELLKFKVDDSSS; from the coding sequence ATGATTTACTACGGCACGATGTTCGATCACAAGGTGAGATTTTCGATCGTTCGAATGAGAGAGGTGGTAGAAGAGGCTCGAAACAGGCACAACCTCTCGTACCTCGCCACTGTGGTCCTCGGAAGAGCCCTCATCGGTGCGGCTCTTGTGACACCATGGCTCGCCGAAAAAGAAAGGTGGACGCTGGATATAGAGGGAAACGGACCGATAAAGAGAGTCGTTGCACAGTCGACCAGCGAGTTCACCGTTAGGGGATATGTGGCAAATCCCATGGTGGAACTGCCTTTGAATGAGAAGGGAAAGTTCGACGTTGCCGGTGCTATCGGTCAGGGTGTTCTCAGGGTAATAAGAGATTTGGGATTGAAAACTCCCTTTGTCTCTCAGGTACCTCTGGTGAGCGGTGAGATCGCCGAAGATCTGGCTTATTATTTCACGGTTTCTGAGCAGATCCCTTCTGCCTTCTCCATCGGTGTTCTCATGGATTCGAACGGTGTGAAGATAGCAGGAGGATTCGCCGTTCAAATCATCGATCGCACTCTTGAGCAGGAGAAAGTGGAGATGATTGAAAGGAACATAAAGAAACTTCCGTACATAACCGAGCTTTTCCAAGAAGCGGAACCCCTGGACGTTCTGGAAAGAATATTCGATGAGAAGGTAGGGTTCGTCGAAACAGCAGAGATAAAGTACAAGTGTGATTGCAACAGAGAAAAAGCCAGAAACGCCCTTCTCGCTCTGGACAAAAAAGAACTGGAGGATATGCGAAAAGAGGGCAAAGGAGAGGTCATCTGCAAGTGGTGTAACACGAAATACGTCTTCTCCGAGGAGGAATTAGAAGAACTCCTCAAGTTCAAGGTAGATGACTCTAGTTCCTGA
- the cdsA gene encoding phosphatidate cytidylyltransferase translates to MDDLKTRVITASVVAPFVVLCFVSYESLIGLVSAIVILAGYELITLEMKERDARFFYVILLALYPVLYGLVFEKPAQPLSILFITGVVFSLITDKDPSQVFKTVAAFSIALIYVTFFLSFFLPIYRDFGAANALLVLTSTWVFDSFAYFTGLKFGRTRISPRYSPRKSLEGVIGGFLGVVIYTFLYRLVVNDLLSVNVISFRTFLPFAATVAIMDTFGDIFESALKRHYGVKDSGKTLPGHGGMLDRIDGLLFVAPVSYIVFKILEGVVR, encoded by the coding sequence ATGGATGATTTGAAAACCAGAGTCATAACCGCGAGTGTCGTAGCACCTTTCGTTGTTCTGTGTTTCGTGAGTTACGAGAGTTTGATAGGACTCGTTTCTGCAATCGTCATTCTGGCCGGCTACGAACTCATCACACTTGAAATGAAAGAGCGTGATGCACGATTTTTCTATGTGATACTCCTCGCTTTGTATCCCGTCCTCTACGGTCTTGTTTTTGAGAAACCCGCGCAGCCGCTGTCGATCCTCTTCATAACTGGAGTGGTTTTCTCTCTGATAACAGACAAAGATCCTTCGCAGGTGTTCAAGACAGTCGCTGCCTTTTCGATCGCTCTCATCTACGTTACTTTCTTCCTCAGTTTCTTTCTTCCGATTTATCGGGATTTTGGTGCCGCGAACGCTCTTCTCGTTCTCACCTCCACCTGGGTGTTTGATTCCTTTGCATACTTCACGGGTTTGAAATTTGGAAGAACGAGGATCTCTCCTCGATACAGTCCAAGAAAGAGCCTTGAGGGAGTGATAGGAGGATTCCTGGGTGTTGTCATCTACACCTTTTTGTATCGACTCGTTGTGAATGATCTGCTCTCTGTGAACGTGATAAGTTTCAGAACGTTCCTTCCTTTCGCCGCAACGGTCGCGATTATGGACACCTTTGGTGATATTTTTGAATCGGCTTTGAAAAGACACTACGGTGTCAAAGATTCTGGGAAAACCCTTCCGGGTCACGGAGGGATGCTCGACAGAATAGATGGACTGCTCTTTGTTGCTCCTGTCAGCTACATCGTGTTCAAAATCTTAGAAGGAGTGGTGCGATGA